One Phaseolus vulgaris cultivar G19833 chromosome 2, P. vulgaris v2.0, whole genome shotgun sequence DNA window includes the following coding sequences:
- the LOC137812393 gene encoding uncharacterized protein codes for MSKVFSEILADKLSKLNRTQKCIETLSHWCIFHWSEAKLVVETWNKQFQNSERVQRVPLLYLANDIIQNSRCKGNEFVTEFWAILPTALKDALEKGDDQEKYAVSRLVGIWEERKVFESHTKNLKKSIFGEEAPSQFEFNKKRSRSVRIVKRDSRSIKTKLSIGGTAEKIVSAFHTVLNEHSNEDAEMGKCKYAVQCVRKMEKNVDIACSVVKDPKRKTLSKELVEEENILKKCIENLKVVEANRAALVTQLKEALHEQESELENVRTQIQVAQAQVEEASHMRKRLDEDSSYKASTATSFTDVNAKSEAATKKSAAAIAAEVADKLAASASSQFIMTSVLSSFAVEEAKNVCLTSESMSKPEKSAPISDPNIYMSSQQLIATSNHSYPPVMVPQPTLQNPTATSQSQYQLLGSSSSHHYLQSSGGVISPYGYGSAPPLPLGPPPPHMVGPMVPLTHQAMQISQQQPAPIAPHQPIQLTQQAPAPPSFRPLQPPGMVYYGNHQHSI; via the exons CGTTATCACATTGGTGTATATTTCACTGGAGCGAGGCAAAACTGGTAGTGGAAACATGGAATAAGCAATTTCAAAATTCAGAAAGGGTTCAGCGAGTCCCTCTTCTGTATCTTGCAAATGATATCATTCAGAACAGCAGATGTAAAGGAAATGAGTTTGTGACTGAGTTTTGGGCCATTCTTCCCACAGCACTTAAGGATGCTCTTGAGAAAGGTGATGATCAAGAAAAATATGCCGTATCTAGACTG GTTGGTATATGGGAAGAGAGGAAAGTGTTTGAATCTCACACTAAGAACcttaaaaaatcaatatttggAGAAGAAGCACCTTCACAGTTTGAATTCAACAAAAAGCGATCCCGTTCTGTCAGAATTGTGAAAAGGGATTCTCGTTCCATTAAAACG aaattGTCCATTGGAGGTACAGCAGAAAAAATAGTTTCAGCCTTCCATACAGTGCTTAATGAACATTCCAATGAAGATGCAGAGATGGGTAAATGCAAGTATGCTGTTCAATGTGTGCGGAAGATGGAAAAAAATGTTGATATTGCATGTTCTGTTG TAAAGGACCCTAAGCGAAAAACTTTGTCTAAGGAACTTGTGGaggaagaaaatattttgaaaaaatgcaTTGAAAATCTCAAAGTAGTTGAAGCAAATAGAGCAGCACTTGTAACGCAGTTAAAGGAAGCTTTGCATGAGCAG GAATCTGAGCTGGAGAATGTCCGGACGCAGATTCAG GTAGCACAAGCACAAGTAGAAGAGGCAAGCCACATGCGGAAGCGACTTGATGAAGATTCTTCTTATAAAGCTTCAACTGCAACGTCTTTTACTGATGTGAATGCAAAATCAGAAGCAGCAACTAAAAAGTCAGCCGCAGCAATTGCAGCTGAGGTTGCAGATAAGCTAGCTGCTTCTGCCTCATCTCAGTTTATCATGACTTCTGTTCTCTCTTCATTTGCAGTAGAAGAGGCAAAAAATGTTTGTCTAACTTCTGAGTCCATGTCAAAACCTGAGAAGTCAGCACCTATATCAGATCCAAATATTTATATGTCTTCACAACAGTTAATTGCCACATCAAATCATTCATATCCGCCGGTTATGGTACCTCAACCTACCTTGCAGAATCCAACCGCAACATCACAGAGTCAATACCAATTGCTTGGTAGTTCATCCTCCCACCATTATTTGCAATCATCTGGAGGGGTCATTTCTCCATATGGTTATGGTAGCGCCCCTCCTTTACCACTGGGACCACCCCCACCTCATATGGTGGGCCCAATGGTGCCTCTGACTCATCAGGCAATGCAAATAAGTCAGCAGCAACCAGCACCGATAGCTCCACATCAACCAATACAATTGACGCAGCAAGCCCCAGCACCTCCTAGTTTTCGACCACTTCAACCGCCAGGAATGGTGTACTATGGCAATCATCAGCATTCCATATGA